CGGCTGTGTTACGATCTGACCAGTCAACTATTTTGGAAAGTTTCTCAACACCAACTACTAAAACATAATCATAAGCATTATTTTCGATAAATTGTTTTGCTGTCACAAGACCATAAATATAGCCTGAACATGCAGCAGAGATATCCATTGCTGCAGCATTTTTTGCACCTAGTCGTTCTTGAATCATACATGCAACACTTGGGAATGGTTGATCCGGTGTTACAGTTCCTACCAAAATTAAGCCAACTTGTTCAGCTGTAATTCCTGCATTTTTTAGCGCATTTTCAGCTGCTTCATATGCCATATCTGACGTATCTTGATTGTCTTCCGCAATACGTCTTTCTTCTATTCCAGTACGTGTACGAATCCATTCATCGGAAGTATCCATCATTTTTTCAAGGTCAAAGTTTGTCACGACCTTTTCTGGAACGCATCTTCCTACTCCAATAATACCAGCATTCATGAGGTAGCGCCTCTCTTCTTATTATCAATTATTAGTATCTGGTCTTAATTATAACGAATATTTTTTTACTTTTCAACATTTCGCCATTACTTTACCGTTTAATAAAAGACGAACACAAAAAGTTTCTTTTAAAAAAACAATTAAATATGTTATGATAGAAGAGATAGAAAAGTTAGTTAGAGGTGAAACAAAATGAGATACATCATATTAGTTATTTGGTCTGCACTATTAGTTTCTACACTAAACTATGTAGTAAGCTCTATTAACAATGCAACATTAGATGCCGCTGGATTTAAAAAAGGCTTATTAATTTCACTTGTAATTTCTGTGTTACTTCTTGTAATTGATGCAGTAATTCCAAAGAATTCACCTAAAGAAATCGGACATCAAGAATAATGAAAATCCTGCCCATTATACAGGCAGGATTTTTACTTTTAAAAAAGGCTGTCAATATGCAGATTCGATCACCGCTTATTGACAGCCTCATTTCTTTGAGTTTTGATACTTTTAACCAATAGTCATTTATCTTTAGTTTCTTCTTATATTATTGAGCTTTTTCACTACGAATGGATGCTTTGTTGCCATCCATATATACCACAACTTTATCGCCTGGTAATGTGTCACCTTTTAATAATTCCTGTGCTACAATCGTTTCAATATTTCGTTGGATAAAACGACGTAGTGGACGTGCACCAAATGCTGGATCTACACCTTCTTTTGCAATCCATTGTAGCACATCATCTTCAACGACTAGTTCAATTTCTTGTTCAGCTACACGTTGTTGTAAGTAGCCAATGTATTT
This window of the Rummeliibacillus pycnus genome carries:
- a CDS encoding YjzD family protein, yielding MRYIILVIWSALLVSTLNYVVSSINNATLDAAGFKKGLLISLVISVLLLVIDAVIPKNSPKEIGHQE